From a single Solanum dulcamara chromosome 4, daSolDulc1.2, whole genome shotgun sequence genomic region:
- the LOC129886135 gene encoding serine/threonine-protein phosphatase PP1 isozyme 9, translating into MEGLMEKGVLDDIIRRLLEEKGGKQVQLSEAEIRQLCVNARQIFLSQPNLLKIRAPVRICGDIHGQFQDLLRLFEYGGYPPSANYLFLGDYVDRGKQSLETICLLLAYKIRYPDKIFLLRGNHEDAKINRVYGFYDECKRRFNVRLWKIFTDCFNCLPVAALIDEKILCMHGGISPELKSLDLINEIQRPAEIPDGGLLCDLLWADPDPRIKGWSDSDRGVSCTFGPDVVAEFLAKNELDLICRGHQVVEDGYEFFAKRRLVTLFSAPNYGGEFDNAGALLSVDEQLVCSFEILKPVLSSSSKLPLKKPPKAGGM; encoded by the exons ATGGAGGGATTGATGGAAAAAGGGGTATTGGATGATATAATAAGGAGGTTATTAGAAGAGAAGGGAGGCAAACAAGTTCAGCTATCTGAGGCTGAGATCCGACAGCTTTGTGTTAATGCTCGACAGATTTTCCTTTCTCAGCCCAATCTCCTCAAGATTCGTGCCCCCGTTAGGATCTGCG GGGACATACATGGGCAATTCCAAGACTTATTAAGACTTTTTGAATATGGTGGCTATCCTCCTTCAGCAAACTACCTTTTTCTTGGAGATTATGTTGATCGAGGCAAGCAGAGTTTAGAAACAATATGTTTGCTACTGGCTTACAAAATAAGGTACCCCGACAAGATCTTCCTTCTTAGAGGGAACCATGAAGATGCGAAAATCAACAGGGtctatggattttatgatgaatGCAAAAGGAGATTCAATGTTAGGTTATGGAAGATATTTACAGATTGCTTTAATTGCTTGCCTGTTGCTGCACTTATAGATGAAAAGATCCTTTGCATGCATGGTGGGATTTCTCCAGAGCTAAAAAGTCTGGACCTAATAAACGAAATTCAGCGGCCAGCTGAGATTCCAGATGGTGGCTTGTTGTGTGATCTGTTGTGGGCTGATCCTGACCCTAGAATTAAGGGTTGGTCAGATAGTGATCGAGGTGTTTCTTGTACTTTTGGACCTGATGTTGTTGCTGAATTTTTGGCTAAGAATGAGTTAGACCTCATCTGCCGGGGTCATCAG GTGGTTGAGGATGGATATGAATTCTTTGCTAAGCGAAGACTTGTGACTCTATTTTCTGCTCCCAATTATGGTGGAGAATTTGATAATGCAGGTGCCTTGTTAAGCGTTGATGAGCAACTTGTATGCTCCTTTGAAATATTGAAACCAGTGTTATCCAGCAGTTCAAAGCTACCCCTTAAGAAG CCACCCAAGGCTGGAGGGATGTGA
- the LOC129886136 gene encoding folate-binding protein 1 yields MDLNCQFSLVLLLVVATSLHLQLLYVSGKDNGVCISPGGRFPRFSNEGKPPRKVKRGPRDLNLCRVFRGKTCCDVTQTHPAFISIRRLASTGEASQECLHLWEMLECSICDPRVGVQAGPPVLCTSFCDKVYEACSNAYFSIDAKTQVLAPCAVNDFVCGRASEWISNGTELCHVAGFSVKSLSDDPEEVSCYGGKSSVDYIADSWRTSRSRVQEKADSSGLVEDFKQWVEDMTFKERISWAVGGMVLTAGLLFTSQRKSHRQRQKLAALQRTAKKLEGRGSPRSPTTLGSRKGS; encoded by the exons GTAAAGATAATGGAGTTTGCATTTCACCTGGTGGTCGCTTCCCTAGATTTTCAAATGAAGGAAAACCTCCAAGAAAAGTTAAAAGGGGCCCGAGAGATTTGAACCTCTGTAGGGTATTTCGCGGAAAAACTTGCTGTGATGTAACACAGACACATCCTGCTTTTATATCCATTAGGAGGCTTGCTTCAACTGGAGAAGCGAGCCAGGAGTGCTTGCACTTATGGGAGATGTTAGAATGTTCAATCTGTGATCCACGTGTTGGTGTGCAGGCTGGACCCCCTGTTTTATGCACCTCTTTCTGTGACAAAGTTTACGAAGCTTGCTCCAACGCATACTTCTCCATTGATGCTAAGACACAG GTTCTAGCACCCTGTGCTGTAAACGACTTTGTCTGTGGTAGAGCATCTGAATGGATCTCTAATGGGACAGAGCTCTGCCACGTTGCAGGTTTTTCTGTGAAGTCTTTGTCTGATGATCCAGAAGAAGTTTCTTGCTATGGTGGAAAATCTAGTGTGGATTATATTGCTGATTCATGGAGGACTTCACGATCCAGGGTGCAAGAGAAAGCTGACAGTTCTGGATTAGTGGAAGATTTCAAGCAATGGGTGGAGGACATGACATTTAAAGAGAGAATATCTTGGGCTGTAGGAGGCATGGTTCTTACAGCAGGACTTCTATTTACCAG TCAAAGGAAAAGCCATAGGCAGCGCCAGAAACTAGCAGCCCTCCAACGTACTGCCAAGAAATTAGAAGGAAGGGGGAGTCCGAGATCTCCTACAACTTTAGGAAGCCGAAAGGgaagttaa
- the LOC129884661 gene encoding bidirectional sugar transporter SWEET17-like has translation MENLSFIIGVIGNIISVLMFLSPVGTFRRIVKNGSTEDFDSLPYICILLNTSLWTYYGIIKPGSYLVATVNGFGVIFQTVYIALFLQFAHPKMRNRTAILVGVLNVVLIGTAILLAHFLLHGQMRINVIGFLSTALNIMMYISPLGVMKTVVTSKSVEYMPFLLSLFLFFNGAIWTFYALLMADWFLGVPNVMGWLLGAVQLVIYAIYRNPNSSKQVVEQLEDQTECLLPPSSSSTQEY, from the exons ATGGAAAATCTTTCTTTCATTATTGGAGTCATAG GCAACATAATTTCAGTTCTCATGTTTCTTTCGCCAGT AGGAACATTCAGAAGAATAGTAAAGAATGGATCAACAGAGGATTTTGATAGCCTtccatatatttgtatattgctcaatacatctttgtggacTTACTATGGAATTATTAAGCCAGGAAGCTACCTTGTTGCCACTGTCAATGGCTTTGGAGTCATCTTTCAGACTGTCTACATTGCTTTGTTCCTTCAATTTGCTCACCCCAAAATGAGA AATAGgacagccatcctagttggggTTCTGAATGTGGTGCTTATAGGAACAGCTATATTATTGGCACACTTTCTATTACATGGTCAGATGAGAATTAACGTTATTGGTTTCTTGTCAACAGCTCTAAATATCATGATGTATATCTCCCCACTTGGTGTTATG AAAACAGTGGTGACAAGCAAGAGTGTAGAGTATATGCCATTTCTTCTTTCGCTTTTCCTATTCTTTAATGGTGCCATTTGGACTTTCTACGCCCTGCTTATGGCTGATTGGTTTCTTGGA GTACCAAATGTTATGGGATGGCTCCTGGGAGCAGTGCAGCTGGTTATATATGCCATTTACCGGAACCCCAATTCATCTAAGCAAGTCGTCGAACAATTAGAAGACCAAACGGAATGCCTGCTGCCACCTTCTTCCAGCTCAACCCAAGAGTATTAA